The genomic interval CGGGACTACTTTCACCAAACCCTGTTTCGCTATGTATTATATTAATTATGTTTCGGAGAGTGTTAACATCTTCACCTTGTAAACCCATGTCATCTGCTAACCATTTGCTGGAGAACATGACACCGTTATAATTATGTGGCAAACTGTTCAGAGTATTAATTTTACTATCTGTTTTTGGGATTTGAGAGGAACGAACACGAGTTAAGAAACGAAAAAAACCTTGGTATTTTGGTAATCGTTCTTTAATCTTTTTATTAAGATTCTCCCTGTATTTATGAGCTATCTCTGGATGGTCATGTAAAAATCTGGCTGAAGCAATGGAACTTAAGTTAGGAAACCGTAATAATCGTTCGTAAATAAATTGATTTTCTCTAATAACTTGAAATATCTGTTTTTCTTCTGACCGTTCGAGTTTAATTTTTTTGACAATAGCCTTAATAGCTTTGACATTAATTCCCAATTCTTCGGCAACTCCGCCATAAACCCACGCCATTCGCTTTGTCAGTTCTAATGCGTTCAATCTTTCTGAACCATTAAATAATCCTGGAAATGATTTTGACATCAATATCCCAAATAGGCGCATGGAACCATTAGGCATTCCTGCACCTGCGGAAAATTTTGTATAGTTAAACCGAGGGTGAACAGCACTGAATTGACCTGATATGGTTGAACGTTCTCCTGGAGCAGTAGGAATTTGCCAATTCCGCGTATTTTTGACTGCTATTAAACATATCCGCAATCTTTGTTGCAGACTTCCCCACCAAGTTCCTACATTCAAAGTATCGTAAATATTTGCTTCGGCTAGTGTAGGTATATCTATAAGTGCGTCGGCAATTTCTTGTTGAACTTTAATCCAGTATTGGTCGAATATCTGATTTGCTTTATCTTTAACTAATGGTAAATCTGGACTTCCTAAAGGAATTGCAGCCCAATAAGGCTCCCAAGTATGTTTTAGTTGTTCATCCCAGAGTTTTGTCCATTCCCAACAACTTTCGCGTTGCAGAAGTTCTAATTCGTGTTTATATGGTTCTAAGAATTCATCTGATAATTCAGTTAAATCACCAAAAGTTTCTTTTAGAAGATAATCTATTTTTGTCGTTGGTTTTTTTAAATATTCAATTACTTTTTCTCTGATACAAAGCTGAACTTGTTCACCTATTTTTACCCATTCTTGGGTTAGTGTATCTTTAAGTTCCTTCCCCAATTTCTGAGCAGATTCTTTTCCGGGAACCAAGACTGTCACCATATTAGGAAATCCAGCCGTACTCAAGCTAGTGGATGTTTTATCTGTAAACCTTCCCACTGGGTCTTTTTTATCTTTCTGGAGACGCTTAAAATCAGTTACAAAATGGGGATATTTTTCCTTGAAAATCAACGCATCAATTATCTCCTGACTCCACAAGGAAGGTACAATCACTGCATCCGGGCCTAATTCTTGGGCAATATACCAGCACAACTTACTGCTGAGATAGTGTAATAAATATGAACCAGCCCAAAAATCTAAGAATTTACGGGAAGATTTGATAAATTCCTGTACTGGTGAGAAGGAGAATATCAATAAATATGGTGTTTGTGAGTCTCCACCTTGCCAGTTTTCGGGAAACATTGCACCTGTCAGTGCTGAAACTGTGCTTTGGTGGCTGTGTAGGGGACAGTCGGGAATAACAGAATGTGCGGGAAATAGGAGTGCATCAGATTGGGTGTTTGCTAAGAGTTCTGGGTAAAATCGCCAAAACCACCAAAACACTTCTTTGGCTTCAGTTTTATTTTTTATCTGGTCAATATCTAGTGAGTTACTGGGACGTTGTAAAGTTTGAACTTGCTGCTTTTGTCCACTGATAGGATGGCAAACTGTAACTTTTGTAGGAGTTTCGCTGTATTTTACATGAGGTATGTTCACGCGATCTGAGGAAGAAGCAATATCTTGGGCGTGTTGACCCATCTCTGCATTGCTATTTACTCCATTCCACCAATTTTCTAAATCTGTAAGGTCATTTTTGATACAGTCTAGTTGTGATAATACAGCTTCTCCCCAGTCAGCACATTCTGGCGATCGCAGTAGTGCGTATAACTTACGTTGATAAAATTTACTCATATTACAATAACTACAATATCTGAAATGCTTATTATTTCAGCATTTCAAACTGGGTTAATTTTATTTGGCGTTAATTTTTAATGTATAAAAAATAGTACTATAACTCGACAAGCAACTTGAGTAAAACTACTTCTAAATCAATTTATCTTTATATAATTACATTTAATTGTATATAAATATTTTGTATATTTAAGAAGCGATCGCATTTTTGCCTAACCACCTATAAAAAAATCTCCAGCAGTAAAATTTAGCTGAAGATTTAGCAAATATATGTGAAATAAATGCCAATGTTTCCATTAGTTCGACTTCCGAAGAAGTCAAGCAATTCACGTTTGAAAATTAAACTT from Aulosira sp. FACHB-615 carries:
- the cas10 gene encoding type III-B CRISPR-associated protein Cas10/Cmr2 — translated: MSKFYQRKLYALLRSPECADWGEAVLSQLDCIKNDLTDLENWWNGVNSNAEMGQHAQDIASSSDRVNIPHVKYSETPTKVTVCHPISGQKQQVQTLQRPSNSLDIDQIKNKTEAKEVFWWFWRFYPELLANTQSDALLFPAHSVIPDCPLHSHQSTVSALTGAMFPENWQGGDSQTPYLLIFSFSPVQEFIKSSRKFLDFWAGSYLLHYLSSKLCWYIAQELGPDAVIVPSLWSQEIIDALIFKEKYPHFVTDFKRLQKDKKDPVGRFTDKTSTSLSTAGFPNMVTVLVPGKESAQKLGKELKDTLTQEWVKIGEQVQLCIREKVIEYLKKPTTKIDYLLKETFGDLTELSDEFLEPYKHELELLQRESCWEWTKLWDEQLKHTWEPYWAAIPLGSPDLPLVKDKANQIFDQYWIKVQQEIADALIDIPTLAEANIYDTLNVGTWWGSLQQRLRICLIAVKNTRNWQIPTAPGERSTISGQFSAVHPRFNYTKFSAGAGMPNGSMRLFGILMSKSFPGLFNGSERLNALELTKRMAWVYGGVAEELGINVKAIKAIVKKIKLERSEEKQIFQVIRENQFIYERLLRFPNLSSIASARFLHDHPEIAHKYRENLNKKIKERLPKYQGFFRFLTRVRSSQIPKTDSKINTLNSLPHNYNGVMFSSKWLADDMGLQGEDVNTLRNIINIIHSETGFGESSPADWWVIILADGDGMGSYVSGEKLKKYKDYIEDKAVNKNNENFDNNLFNELLEKTNKRMGPATHVGLNRALLDFSNRLVPYLTEKRFCGRVIYSGGDDVKVVLPLEDLPEYLLSLRAAWCGDEDPHQEFTNSRNSAENQATGYWYPTDKVKGLPKRPHFTMGKNATMSAGVIIAHKSVPLPTVLESLWEAEGERAKKIPGKDGICFRVIYGGGNQLEALMKGELLEAWWEWVKDFEDYKEKLSPLLYRLAEELPHRASITEDYKLFSKAAKVIMDSRDNSKELQQTFEKIGQWLDKWEDWAKSALQNNSEAIGTTPEDLAKILRFTAFWVDKRVERWKWSAK